The region AAAGGTCATAAGTGTGACTCACAATGGCTAGcatagaaaaataatattgatatctctattaaaattgtcaatttACACCATCACCTtcaatttgtgtttttttaatcACTTGCACAATGACCAATGGACATTGTTAACTTCcctattggaaaaaaataatctttgTCATGACATAAATAtctttcaaatgaagatatgatcctcgcacttgctggacaatttaagcaattgtcttgtgaacctgaaaaggttcacaagacaattgcttaaattgtccagcaagtgcgaggatcatatcttcatttgatttcaaacaccacactgcatataacatttctttcatataaaTATCTTTACAAGTGATTGTGTATTGTTGGCCTTGTATCAAGCCTGGGTGGTCTTAAAGGGAAGAAAACttcaaaaataatgttttctgGGTAGAAAAGAACAACTGCTCCAGTAAACTGTTGGTAAACTGTTTGGAAACCTGTTGGCTGGCAGTTTACTGACAGATGAAATGGTTAATTAGCTGTCTGAAGATTCATTCATTTTGCCCCTGTAGTTTACTGACATTTACCTTTGGGAGCTGTTCATGTTTTccctttatttttcaaaaaatcccAAACAATATCCCATTAAAGTCAGgaagaaacattaaaaacttTGCAAGAAATCTTCCGTACAAATGCATTAttatgtttatttcttttcaagtcaTACATAGAGAAAGGTCTGTTTCTCTTCACATATGGCCAAGGAGACTCCGTCGTTGACTTTGTTCATGTTAACAATTTAGTTCAAGCACATATGCTGGCTGGAATAGCCCTCGACACAGTTAATTCAATCGCCGTAAGTATAGTCAAGCTTTCAAAGGCGCTTCGTCATTACAGCAAGTTAAGATTGGAATAGAAAATGAGGGAAATTCATTCTGCATATTTGAGATATGATAGGATGGTCTTCTTAAAACAAGATTAGTGCAGTTTAGTACTTGAAACATCAAGCAGTTTCTGTAtaggattttaaaaaaaatccaggcCTGAACAGGATGTTGGCATCAGCTACGACAGTCCTACTCTAGCCTTGATTTTTCAGCTTTCTCTAAGGGCTGTATTCTAAACTGTGATGATCTCTTGGGGACCAAAAAAATGAGTCAAGTATAATACTGTGTTTGGAAGCCATTCCCATAATTCTGTCCTTCCAAGAGTTGCATTCTTGGCTCTTTACCCTTCTTCTAAATTCAAGTGAAGTGTCAACTGATTCAACTTCATAATAGACTTAACTGTCTATGTGTCTTTGTTAATGTTGCCTTGCAGGCAGGACAAGCATATTTTATATCAGATGATTATCCAGTGAATAATTTTGAGTTCTTCCGACCTCTAGTAAGTCTtaacaaattaatttgaattatttatttaccaacTGTAGAGTTAGGCCACCAGTCAAGGCTATGTTATGGAGCAAAGGATTTAGAGAAGTTTCAACAACATTTCCCTGGGAGGAGACAAAGACAGACTCGACtgcatcaaacaaaaaaattaattgaaaatgTCTTTTTGCTAATGACCACACAAAGGATAtaaggataataataataattattattgttatttcctTATAACAGATTGAGGGTCTGGGATATTCATTTCCAAGGATCAAACTGTCAATAAGTCTAATATATATGTTTGGTAGGTAAAGCTACCAGTTTTATTATTGATGATCAGTGTTATTTTAGTTTTCTAAATTTTGCTACCAAGACTTTTAGTAAAATGACTAAACAGGCCTTACAAGGATTCATGGTAGCCTTTGTTTGCAGTCAAGCAGCTCACtctcaaaattttcaaggtCACTATAGGCAGCTGTTTGTTTGAGATGTTCAGGAGTTTGAGGGTGGACTGTTTGTCAACAGTTTAGTGTGTAATAAACTTCTTTCTATTTTGGCATTCCTCACAGAAATGGTCCATTTCTTTGTTGCTAAATACATCTATAATTTTCAACCATTGCTGACAAGAACAGAGGTGAGCAGTTATTTAGTGTCAAAATACTGattcttttaaaaacaagcactgctaaagatgaagaaaaaggGTTTAGCCCCTTTTCAAACAGTCTGAAGGAAAAATACCATGCATGTCAGTGACTAATTACCTGATATTAGGGCAAACACACTCCTGCAAAATTGTAAAGCAGAAGGAATTGAACAGCTCCCATTTCAAGCAATAAAAGGTAGACTAGACTGGAGCATAGTGAAGAATGCAATCCCACCAAGAAGTTAGCCAACAGTATATCAACTGTTTGTTATGTATGCATTATTGGTGAGCATTGGACAACCCTCTATaaatttgttatcattacCCTAGATTGCAAGTAGTATCCAATTTGGGTGAGAGACGTGCACATATGTCAAACCTAAGATTGCCTAGCATGTGTCTACTTTGTCTCTTCccagaataattattattagggAGGCTAGAagtcttaaccctttcactcccaaggggttccccattgatgagtaaaaccGTCTGGCATAacttagacagagtaaaagcTATAAGAGCCAGTTGGCACTAatgggagttaaagggtttaAGACCAACCTGTAATCAAATCTAAGTTCTAGTGACAATAAGTCTTGCACAATTTGGTTAACAAGACAAGCAGTCACTTTGGGAAGCCAGGATGTCAGCTTCCAATGTCATGATATCTGATTGCAAATTTGAATTgaaagtattttcttttcattgacCTTACATCTGCCAGGTCTACAAGACTGCTGTTACTCATTATCTCAGTATGGAGAAAGCACGAAGTCATCTTGGGTACAATCCACAGAAATACACACTTGATGGAGTCATACAACATTTCAAGAAAACAGGTCATGGCAGGCCCCAATGTCCACCATCTCGGCTTTCATATCATTTAGTAAACATTCTTTTAGGAATTATGATTGCTTGTTTGATTCTTAGTTGCCTACCCACAGTGACTACCTGCTCAAGGTCTTTAATAACATGCCCTGAAGGAAACATGGAAAGGTGCTGATGCATTTTATTGTCATGATTATATGGATCTGCAATGCACAAAGCTATGTTTGAAAAGTACCTTACTACCAGCAAAGAAACATGCCCTGTGGTTTAAATCCTTCATCCTTATGGATCATTCTATTCTGTGGCACAAGGTCTCTCCTAACAAACGCCTTCATCTGGTATAAACACAAGAGAGGAATGATCTGTCCTGGAAAATCTTGGGAATTTTACAAGACACAAACTGAGACCCCATATGGATGTAAAGTTCCAGGTCAAGAGTATTTCACTTAAAGTTTGAAATATCTCCCCAAaggtatttcaaaattcaaagacagtgataaaaacaaaaataggagcatgattttaataataattattgtaatttaatGGTGTCCTTCAGTAACTGCTGTGGTCAGTGGCAAGGCATGTGAATGAGTGTCGTGTgcttctcttgttttcatcaGCCACTACAATGGTCATTGGAGGTCTCCCCCCCTTAACCAATGATTCATCAGTGGTAAGGACAAAACAAAGGGAACCACCTGCACAACCAGAATGAATTATTATACCCAAGTGACTAAAAAGACGACATTTTGATGAAGTTGCTGAACTATACCTAGTGTTCCCTGGGATTTTGGCAAATAACTTGAATACTCACAATGTAATTTAATGCAGTATTTCGAGTCTTTGTCAGTTTGTAAACCTTAAACCAACAGTGCAcgctgttttttttcctctgtaCAGTTTCTTTATTGAACACCATATAATTTATAGAGTTGGAAATGAAAGGTAATGTGCTTAATTAGAATCAAcgaaaagttttgaaaattctttgttgAGACCATAAAGTGCATGTTTACAATAGTACAAGTTTAATCAAAAGGCTAGTTAATGTAACAgttattaaataaattaaataaaaattattaagttATACTTTTAAAGTTTCTTCTTGTCAAGTATATATTATGGATGAAAGATAAAATCTATACATACACTGAAGATCTGTTAATCTGTTCAAATAAATAGAACTTgccaaaagaaaggaaaagccTTAACTTTGTTGTTCATTCTGGACTTTTTGGTAGCCGTCtaataaaaagaagtttttCATAACTTTACTGTCATCCCACCATCACCAAAATACTGGGGTTGACTTACAATGTCTGAAACAAAGCTCTTCCCTTCTAAAGCACTTAGATAATCACATTCTTTTTAATACCAAGTTCATAACCTTTTTCACACCACCAATGACACAAAGCTGTTATAGTGTTGTATATTTCTCTTGAGGATGTCAATGCATGGACCGAGTACCCTCTCAAACCTTTGCCTGTCAAGCTTAACACATGTCAGGGTTCCTTTCGCTCTTACTGTTGCTGCACGGGGTCGATTCAAGACCAGTGCTATTTCACCTGCAACAAACAGATAATAAAACAAACCACTGGTACCAAGTACAACCTTTAAAAAGTTTAGGTATTCATCCTGGAGATGTGAGCTGTTTGGCTTTCACCTCCCTAGAAAATTCAATAAACCCATTTGGTAACATCCTGCCTTTTTCACCTCTTAAATATCTAAGATTTATTTACCAACGTTTTAAGTCTGAAAGACCTGCTTTGGGTTAATTTTCAGGCAAGGACCAAATTTTAATTGACAGTAAATAATTTAAGTTGAAAAGAGTGGATACTTCCCAATTTTATCCAAAACTATTGATGTCCAATAAATGGCCCTCACTGCATTTATGATGGCACAGGGGTATGGACAGTGTACTTTAAACAGTTCACTCAGCTGGACTGAGTTGTTTGAAGCATGGTTAACGCTAACCAGTGTTCACTACCATAGAAACAAGATAAATCCTGCAACGCTTACCAAAGTAGTCAGATTGTCCCAAACGGCTGAcctcaatgaaatcttcatTTACAGAACGGCGCTGCAGAACCACAGCAACTCCCTAAATGAATGTATGTTGACATTAAAAGCAAATTGCTGGTCTTTTCTTACTCTTAAAGAAATGAACAATTATCTGCTGTAGAAGAATAGATTTTGAGATTAATATCAAATTTGAAGGTCTTTGTTCCTCCTAGAGTAAAAAACAGTAATCTGTAATAAACCACTGATTAGCAAATAACCACGAAAACATTTGAATTAAGTCTTTTCAGTAATTAGTAAGCGTCTTTACACTCTAAAGATACTGTGAGGTCAGGTATGTATACTGTAATTTTAGAGAAATTCATTATGATTTACAACCTAACAAATGccttattaaaataattattcctcaTGGTATAAAGCTTAAACTGGAGCTAGAATGTGGACTGAAGCTGTACATGCCACAGCAAGTGTCAATCAAAGCTGTGCAGCAGTTCTTAAATTAGCAGGAACTAAAGATACTAACAGATGGATGTCTCAAATACACTTGATGTGTCTTCCTCTTTTGAAATAGTACACAGAAAGTTGAGCCACCCTAACAAATCTGTATTACCTATTGCATAGGAACCATAGTTATGTGCTGTGTGGTAATATACAATGCATCATAGACCTCTAATTACCAACGTATTGAGGGGCTTTGCATGCTTTGGTTTGTGAAAGCAAGCAAAGCATGTGAAACAACCAAAAGCACCTCAATACATCATTTCACATATATACAGTCCTATAAACTTTCCCACACATGACCTACTGATGATTGCATGCAACTGAGCTTTGACGTGAAATGAAAGCATGAAGCAAAAAAACATacctcaacaataataaaaaattcatcgCCATGTTCTCCCTGAACTACAACATTTTCATTGTCCTCATAAGTGACAGCTTCCAGGGCATCTGCTACCGTCAGCCGTTCCCACTTGTCAAGGGATTCAAGAATACTGACTTTCTCCAGAAACTGCTCGTACATCTTTCTCTTGTTAATCTGACTTCTCATCAAAATGCGCCTGTAAGTTGATCCATCAATGGCCCACAGCTTCACATCAGTTTTTGACTAAAGAAACAACacatgaaaagacaaaaatttcaaaataatgctGCCATTACTATTACAATGATTCTTCCTTCAAATATGGTAAAGTTctttgataataatattaataattgtcTGTTgcaaaacactaaatattacTGAAGTGACCTGCAACAGTAGCAAAGGGACTGATCAATGAAGTGGGCCACAAAGTACAAGAACAAATTTATCTTTATTGGTCCTTGATTCAACTCCACTTTGTTTTGGGAACTACTGTCGTTAACACCTCCCAGTTGGGGTTCTGACTACTCCTCTATTACCTGAGTTGTCACTTTTATCAGACGTGCTCCAAAATGGGACATTGACAGACAGCTTTAAAGAGCTCAATGAATAGGCCTAATACCCATAggaaaattattgaaatgcTTTTTTGACAATCAGTAAACTTGTCCTGTGCTATGTGTAATACCTGTGTCAGGTTCTAGGAGGACATTCATTCTTCTGTTTTCATGCACAGCCACATAACCATCCACCTTTGAAATACTACCATGTATAAATAAAGGCTTAAGATTTCTAAGGGTGGCAAACCTTTAACGTAGCTGCTCTTGGAGTGCCATAGATCAGAGCCAGTTCCCCAAAACTACCTCCTTCTCCAATAGTTGAGACATACTCATCACTGACAAATACCTGCAAGCACGCAATGACTATCAGGAATAAGTCAATCAAAACAATCACTAGTTAACATGATGAAGATCGCAAGAATGTTGACTTCAAGGTTAATAATATTAGAAGGTATTTTTGAAGAACGTCTCATGGAGCATATTTTTgaggggaggggggtggggggtgtGGCAGCCTGCCAAAGGCCACCAATAGAAATTCCTcaccaataataatttgtctGCAAAGTAGTTCCTGAAAATCAGTGTCCCACTCTCATACAACGTTTTCTTTCAAGGATTTTATCAGCCTGCCTCAGTCTTGCAGGCCTTGCCACTGATTCAAAAACacagggggtggggggggcTGCCACTCCCTAGACCCCTCCACTAGAAATGTTTCAGTAAAGCAGTCTTTGGACCAGAGTTCAGCTTTTCATCCTTCATGGAAACATCTAAACAGACTTAAAACCGGTGCTGCTGTTTGCGggtatgattttttttatgaacaaTTAAATACTGGAAGGAGAGGATTTGAAATGGCACAGATGGTGTTACATTATTACACAGCTACataaaaaatgttgcaaatttTCCCCCAGCAATGAAATCTGGTCACCTTTAAAACGATTTGCTCTTAATAAGGAGattcaaatttgtttcacCAAAAATTGTTTCACAACAATATGACAACAGGAGAACATTCCCTGAAGTCAAAAGTGCGGAGGGTTTCCACcaccagtgccgtagcaaggggaggggccgggggggcccgtgcccccccagtttttttcctaaaaagtaaaaacagacctgtataaaatgttgaaaataaaatattatcaggcaactgtttgggaagttttcaaaaaaacgacctgccaatgaggtctacgtttgcctctaaggcaactaagacagtttaataactacgaacttactgtgatgactctgaaaggtgaaacatttgctggtttcaagatacagagatagttggttttctattttgtaattgacgttgcaagtgttatactctcaatgcgtattggtttgctaagacagtgtacgaagtaaataattcgcgatatgcgtaaatcacaaatagctcttggagaacgctggaaatagcatttcaaagtctctagatttcaaatttttctgggggagcatgcccccagacccccctagtggctcacgcctccagcacttgcgtgcccccccacttatattacacttgctacggcactgaccACACAACATAAATGACCAATACTGTAGTCACAACATAGAGCataaatttgttgaatttaaaCTTTCCCCTTAAGATCTGCAGTTTTCCAGGAAGCTAATCAGAGCATTTCAACAGCAACCCAATataacttgaaaaatttaccaGGTATACGTGGTTTGAGCGCGTAACAGACAACACGAATATTAAAGAATTCGAACtacaagaatttttttagCTTACATCAAC is a window of Acropora palmata chromosome 11, jaAcrPala1.3, whole genome shotgun sequence DNA encoding:
- the LOC141896527 gene encoding short-chain dehydrogenase/reductase family 42E member 1-like isoform X1, whose amino-acid sequence is MLDGVEKLLQGKRMLITGGGGYFGQKLGNELKRQGAEVVLFDIAWPFDNTEAYSYIKYGQGDITKPEQIGKVLEDCPVDVVFHCASYGMSGREQLNKQKIENINVLGTKHLIEACRKFNIANLVYTSTYNVVFGGQIIRNGDETLPYLPLDKHPDHYSRTKSIAEQEVLRANGLSLQDGRTLKTCALRPAGIYGEGELRHLPRIVSYIEKGLFLFTYGQGDSVVDFVHVNNLVQAHMLAGIALDTVNSIAAGQAYFISDDYPVNNFEFFRPLIEGLGYSFPRIKLSISLIYMFAFLTEMVHFFVAKYIYNFQPLLTRTEVYKTAVTHYLSMEKARSHLGYNPQKYTLDGVIQHFKKTGHGRPQCPPSRLSYHLVNILLGIMIACLILSCLPTVTTCSRSLITCPEGNMERC
- the LOC141896528 gene encoding cAMP-dependent protein kinase type I-alpha regulatory subunit-like, giving the protein MASKKEDGDAEALRQCEVYVEKHNIQAILKDCIVQLCIKKPDNPHRFLKEYFEKLEKEYEADSLDYTEPEQKHEIEDHPSLGKGFYLRRRYAVSAAPMTEEDATSYVKKVVPKDYKTTAALSKAIAKNILFSHLDEGERSDIFDAMCLVKHNAGETVIQQGDEGDNFYIIDSGEVDVFVSDEYVSTIGEGGSFGELALIYGTPRAATLKSKTDVKLWAIDGSTYRRILMRSQINKRKMYEQFLEKVSILESLDKWERLTVADALEAVTYEDNENVVVQGEHGDEFFIIVEGVAVVLQRRSVNEDFIEVSRLGQSDYFGEIALVLNRPRAATVRAKGTLTCVKLDRQRFERVLGPCIDILKRNIQHYNSFVSLVV
- the LOC141896527 gene encoding short-chain dehydrogenase/reductase family 42E member 1-like isoform X4 — translated: MLPCVGSVIDHRRCQNMLNKQKIENINVLGTKHLIEACRKFNIANLVYTSTYNVVFGGQIIRNGDETLPYLPLDKHPDHYSRTKSIAEQEVLRANGLSLQDGRTLKTCALRPAGIYGEGELRHLPRIVSYIEKGLFLFTYGQGDSVVDFVHVNNLVQAHMLAGIALDTVNSIAAGQAYFISDDYPVNNFEFFRPLIEGLGYSFPRIKLSISLIYMFAFLTEMVHFFVAKYIYNFQPLLTRTEVYKTAVTHYLSMEKARSHLGYNPQKYTLDGVIQHFKKTGHGRPQCPPSRLSYHLVNILLGIMIACLILSCLPTVTTCSRSLITCPEGNMERC